One stretch of Muribaculum intestinale DNA includes these proteins:
- a CDS encoding DMT family transporter, protein MKIDLKGHVSMFGANAIWGVMSPIAKFVMISGTITPLVVTNLRIAGAMILFWLVSLCMKPEHVGSKDMAKLFGASLLAIIFNQGCFITGLGMTSPTNASIITTSMPLWAMVLAAFFLKEPITGKKIMGIAAGATGAVLLILGGSSAAGAVSSSIWGDLIVMTAQLSYALYIVLFKDFVSRYSIFTVMKWMFTFAFICMVPFSTRQLSETRWDAVTSMEWGALSLVVVGATFVSYILVVIGQKRLRPTVAGMYNYIQPLVACIGAILWGMDTFGITKAFAILLIFAGVFLVTMSKSRKDMEAEENTISEIADPGLAHEI, encoded by the coding sequence ATGAAAATAGATTTAAAAGGACATGTCTCAATGTTTGGAGCCAATGCAATTTGGGGTGTAATGTCTCCAATAGCTAAATTTGTAATGATCAGTGGCACAATAACCCCGTTGGTAGTAACCAATTTGCGTATTGCAGGAGCCATGATTCTGTTCTGGCTTGTATCTCTGTGCATGAAACCGGAACATGTTGGGTCGAAGGATATGGCAAAACTCTTTGGAGCATCGTTGCTTGCAATCATCTTTAATCAAGGATGTTTCATTACCGGTCTGGGAATGACATCCCCGACAAACGCGTCCATAATTACTACAAGCATGCCGTTATGGGCTATGGTTCTTGCAGCGTTTTTTCTGAAAGAGCCTATAACCGGAAAGAAAATAATGGGTATTGCGGCCGGTGCCACTGGTGCGGTGCTCCTTATTCTTGGAGGAAGTTCGGCAGCCGGAGCTGTATCTTCGTCAATATGGGGCGATTTAATAGTCATGACAGCACAATTGAGTTATGCTCTCTATATAGTGCTTTTCAAGGATTTTGTATCCCGTTATTCAATATTTACCGTAATGAAGTGGATGTTCACGTTTGCTTTCATATGTATGGTGCCTTTTTCTACTCGGCAGCTATCGGAGACAAGATGGGATGCTGTCACATCTATGGAATGGGGAGCCTTGTCATTGGTTGTTGTTGGGGCGACATTTGTATCTTACATACTTGTTGTAATCGGTCAGAAGCGCCTTCGTCCTACTGTGGCGGGAATGTATAATTACATCCAACCTCTTGTGGCCTGCATAGGTGCAATATTATGGGGTATGGATACATTTGGCATAACAAAAGCGTTTGCAATACTATTGATATTTGCCGGAGTATTCCTTGTAACCATGAGCAAAAGCCGCAAAGACATGGAGGCGGAGGAAAATACAATTTCAGAGATTGCAGACCCAGGGCTGGCGCATGAGATTTAA
- a CDS encoding ISAs1 family transposase, with amino-acid sequence MQIEIFSKVKDPRDLGKVKHELEDVLRMALIGVLCDCEDCDDISDMVTDREEEFKAAGLLKLSNGVPCGDTILRVVESVNPAQLRASLDCCRGHIIESLCGNQVIIDGKKLRGENPRSPGCHGLYILNAWVSETEICVAEKPVDGKTNELTVLPSVLSSLWLTGALVSVDAMGTHRNIAEQIMLQGGDYLMALKDNQPILKSLTESIFSRTTPLSVYTTEEKGHGRVEKRTCSIMDTTLLEQEGMYEKWPGLKRIIKMERERTENGARSRETIYYLSSVEKDEASYYAMRIRAHWGIENKLHWHLDVTFREDMCRVRAKNGAVNFSAMRKYALEMLKKQNDKLSLKRRRKKCMWSTEYLYKVFKDS; translated from the coding sequence ATGCAAATAGAAATTTTCAGCAAAGTAAAAGACCCGCGTGACTTGGGCAAGGTTAAACATGAGCTCGAGGATGTGCTCCGAATGGCACTCATCGGCGTGTTGTGTGATTGTGAGGACTGTGACGACATATCGGATATGGTTACAGACCGAGAGGAAGAATTCAAGGCCGCCGGATTGCTGAAGCTTAGCAACGGCGTCCCGTGTGGTGACACGATACTTCGTGTTGTAGAGTCTGTCAATCCCGCTCAGCTCCGGGCAAGTCTTGATTGCTGCCGAGGCCACATAATCGAATCCCTGTGCGGCAATCAGGTCATCATTGACGGTAAGAAACTGCGGGGTGAAAATCCCAGGAGTCCCGGATGCCACGGACTGTATATCCTCAATGCGTGGGTATCTGAAACAGAAATCTGCGTTGCCGAAAAGCCGGTGGATGGCAAGACCAACGAACTTACGGTTCTGCCGTCCGTATTGTCCTCTTTATGGCTTACAGGGGCATTGGTTTCAGTCGACGCAATGGGGACCCACCGTAATATCGCAGAACAGATCATGCTCCAGGGCGGCGACTATCTGATGGCGCTTAAAGACAATCAGCCGATACTCAAGAGCTTGACGGAAAGTATCTTTAGTAGGACTACTCCATTATCGGTATACACAACCGAGGAAAAGGGGCACGGAAGAGTTGAGAAGAGAACCTGTTCAATTATGGATACGACACTTTTGGAACAGGAGGGAATGTACGAGAAGTGGCCCGGTCTTAAACGTATCATAAAGATGGAGCGTGAGCGTACTGAGAACGGTGCCCGCTCGCGTGAAACAATCTACTATCTCAGCAGCGTGGAGAAAGATGAGGCTTCTTACTATGCGATGCGTATTCGTGCGCACTGGGGTATCGAGAACAAACTGCACTGGCATCTCGACGTGACGTTTCGGGAAGATATGTGCCGCGTACGCGCCAAGAATGGCGCTGTCAATTTTTCAGCGATGCGCAAGTATGCATTGGAAATGCTTAAAAAGCAGAACGATAAACTCAGCCTTAAACGAAGACGCAAAAAATGTATGTGGAGCACTGAATATCTGTACAAAGTCTTTAAGGATAGTTAA
- a CDS encoding CvpA family protein — translation MSAIDIILTCVLFGSIAYGVWKGLIRQVASLGGIVLGLIACRIFGSQAGTMLAEMLPGTFESATSAAIVGNVLLFILVWLTVSVVASMLHRLTHALMFGWLDHLLGGVFAMFKWLLVLSIILNLLYLAAPGSSIFTTSTLMDGDMLPWVMRIAPKMFGIVIGTESVAMPDLI, via the coding sequence GTGAGTGCAATAGACATCATATTGACATGTGTGCTTTTCGGCTCGATAGCCTATGGAGTGTGGAAAGGCCTGATACGTCAGGTCGCTTCGCTCGGAGGTATCGTGCTGGGGCTTATCGCATGCCGCATATTCGGCTCGCAGGCAGGCACAATGCTTGCGGAGATGCTTCCCGGCACTTTTGAATCGGCTACTTCGGCAGCTATTGTAGGCAATGTGTTGCTTTTTATACTCGTATGGCTTACCGTCAGTGTCGTGGCATCGATGCTCCACAGGCTTACCCATGCGCTCATGTTCGGATGGCTCGACCATCTGCTCGGAGGCGTATTTGCTATGTTCAAGTGGCTGTTGGTGTTGAGTATCATTCTCAATCTGTTGTATCTGGCGGCTCCGGGAAGCAGTATCTTCACTACCTCCACCCTGATGGATGGCGACATGCTCCCGTGGGTCATGAGAATCGCTCCGAAGATGTTTGGCATAGTCATTGGTACCGAATCCGTGGCCATGCCCGACTTGATATAG
- the sufB gene encoding Fe-S cluster assembly protein SufB, which translates to MSSDNNNNQNTENDDVIKDVTSGEYKYGFVSDIDTDVIPRGLSEEVIRLISAKKQEPEWLLEFRLNAYRYWLTLDMPTWAHLDIPPIDYQAISYYAAPRKKEGPKSLDEVDPELLDTFDKLGIPLAEQKMLSGMAVDAVMDSVSVKTTHKEKLARLGIIFCSFSEAVRDYPDLVRRYLGKVVSYRDNFFAALNSAVFSDGSFVYIPKGVRCPMELSTYFRINAAGTGQFERTLIVADDDSYVSYLEGCTAPMRDENQLHAAIVEIIVEDRAEVKYSTVQNWYAGDKDGRGGVYNFVTKRGLCRGDYSKLSWTQVETGSAITWKYPGCILKGEGSVGEFYSVAVTRNRQQADTGTKMIHLGRNTRSTIVSKGISAGHSQNSYRGLVKVAPDADGCRNYTQCDSLLLGPDCGAHTFPYIDVLNDTAVVEHEATTSKISEDQVFYCNQRGIPTEEAIGLIVNGYAKEVMNKLPMEFAVEAQKLLQISLEGSVG; encoded by the coding sequence ATGAGCTCTGATAACAACAATAACCAGAATACAGAGAATGACGACGTAATAAAGGATGTCACCTCCGGCGAATACAAATATGGTTTTGTATCCGACATTGATACCGACGTCATACCGCGCGGCCTGAGCGAGGAGGTGATACGCCTTATATCGGCCAAGAAGCAGGAGCCGGAGTGGCTGCTTGAGTTCCGTCTCAATGCCTACCGCTATTGGCTTACTCTTGATATGCCGACATGGGCTCATCTCGACATTCCACCGATAGATTATCAGGCGATAAGCTACTATGCCGCTCCACGCAAGAAAGAAGGCCCCAAGAGTCTTGATGAGGTCGACCCCGAGTTGCTCGACACTTTTGACAAACTCGGGATACCGCTGGCCGAACAGAAAATGCTCTCGGGAATGGCTGTCGATGCAGTGATGGATTCTGTATCGGTAAAGACCACACACAAGGAGAAACTTGCCCGTCTCGGCATAATCTTCTGTTCGTTCTCTGAGGCGGTACGCGATTATCCCGACCTTGTGAGGCGTTATCTCGGCAAGGTTGTGTCATACCGCGACAATTTCTTTGCCGCGCTCAATTCGGCGGTGTTCTCCGACGGGTCGTTTGTGTATATACCCAAAGGTGTGCGCTGTCCGATGGAGTTGTCGACATATTTCCGTATAAACGCTGCCGGCACCGGACAGTTTGAGCGCACTCTGATAGTGGCCGACGACGATTCCTACGTAAGTTATCTCGAAGGCTGTACCGCTCCTATGCGTGATGAAAACCAGCTCCATGCCGCAATCGTGGAAATCATAGTCGAGGACCGGGCTGAAGTCAAATATTCTACAGTGCAGAACTGGTATGCCGGCGACAAGGATGGCCGCGGAGGCGTATACAACTTTGTGACCAAACGCGGACTCTGCCGCGGCGACTACTCGAAACTGTCGTGGACGCAGGTAGAGACCGGTTCGGCCATCACATGGAAATATCCCGGCTGTATCCTCAAGGGAGAGGGCAGTGTAGGAGAGTTCTACTCTGTGGCGGTAACACGCAACCGACAGCAGGCCGACACCGGCACAAAAATGATTCATCTCGGGCGCAATACCCGCTCTACCATAGTCAGCAAGGGTATCTCGGCCGGACATAGTCAGAACAGTTACCGTGGACTGGTAAAGGTAGCTCCCGACGCCGACGGATGCCGCAATTACACCCAGTGCGATTCGCTTCTGCTCGGCCCCGACTGCGGCGCACACACATTTCCTTACATTGATGTGCTCAACGATACCGCAGTGGTGGAGCATGAAGCTACAACATCGAAAATCAGCGAAGACCAGGTGTTTTACTGCAATCAACGAGGCATACCCACAGAGGAGGCCATCGGGCTTATTGTCAACGGCTATGCCAAGGAGGTTATGAACAAGCTCCCTATGGAGTTTGCCGTTGAGGCGCAGAAACTTCTTCAGATTTCGCTTGAAGGAAGTGTAGGCTGA
- the sufC gene encoding Fe-S cluster assembly ATPase SufC — translation MEELLLDIKDLHASIDGKEILKGINLQVHPGEVHAIMGPNGSGKSTLSMVLAGAPGYEVTGGSVDFHGKQLLDLSAEDRSHEGLFLSFQYPVEIPGVTMVNFMRAAVNEKRKYFNEPALSASDFLKLMRQKRAIVELDNKLASRSVNEGFSGGEKKRNEIFQMAMLEPRLAILDETDSGLDIDALRIVAGGVNTLKTDRNATIVITHYQRLLDYIKPDFVHVLYKGRIIRTGGPELALELEERGYDWLKEEVDAQ, via the coding sequence ATGGAAGAATTACTTCTCGATATCAAAGACCTCCACGCCTCTATCGACGGCAAGGAGATATTAAAGGGAATCAACCTGCAGGTTCACCCCGGTGAGGTACATGCCATCATGGGCCCTAACGGCTCTGGCAAGTCGACTCTGTCGATGGTGCTCGCCGGTGCTCCGGGTTATGAAGTCACAGGCGGCTCTGTCGACTTTCACGGCAAACAGTTGCTCGACCTTTCGGCCGAGGACCGCAGTCACGAAGGGTTGTTCCTTTCGTTCCAGTATCCGGTTGAGATTCCCGGAGTGACGATGGTCAACTTCATGCGTGCTGCTGTCAACGAGAAACGCAAATATTTCAACGAACCGGCTCTCTCTGCGAGCGACTTCCTGAAACTTATGCGACAGAAGCGTGCCATTGTGGAGCTTGACAACAAGTTGGCCTCGCGCTCGGTCAACGAGGGATTCTCCGGAGGAGAGAAGAAGCGCAACGAGATATTTCAGATGGCCATGCTCGAGCCTCGTCTCGCCATACTTGACGAGACCGACTCCGGTCTCGACATCGATGCGCTGCGCATAGTGGCCGGCGGTGTGAACACTCTGAAGACCGACCGCAACGCCACTATCGTGATTACACATTATCAGCGTCTGCTCGACTATATTAAGCCCGATTTTGTCCATGTTCTCTACAAGGGGCGCATAATCCGCACAGGTGGCCCCGAACTGGCTCTTGAATTGGAAGAGCGTGGCTACGACTGGCTCAAAGAGGAAGTTGACGCACAATAA
- the sufD gene encoding Fe-S cluster assembly protein SufD produces MSSIDQYISLYRDNAADIDAHSAPAINALRPAALEALEGAKLPTMRTEGYEKTSIEDMLAPDFGVNISRVHIPVNVAATFKCEVPRMSTVMGFVLNDSFIPAEGNAQRLPQGVIFGSLAKVAADCPELVERYYGKTAPSGNVGVALNTLLVQDGVIVYVPRGVRLEKPLQLVNIFSSSVPLAAFRRVLVIVDDDASAQILVCDHTQDCDRAYLAQQVVEIIVGRNASLELYDMEESSAMTSRWSMTYATQREGSHLVLNGTTLSNGTTRNDYTIDILGEHCDTFLGGMAIGSAKQHIDNDSTVNHRAPRCHSRQMFKYILDDDARGAFEGGITVHPGAILTEAYQSNRNLLASDGARMHTKPQLLIYCDDVKCSHGATTGQLDQDALFYMRQRGISEKTARTMLMQAFMADVIDTVGLEGLRDRLRHLVEMRLHGRTSFCGDCHIQQ; encoded by the coding sequence ATGAGCAGCATCGACCAATATATAAGCCTCTACCGCGACAACGCCGCTGACATCGACGCCCATTCGGCGCCGGCAATCAATGCGCTGCGTCCCGCTGCACTTGAGGCTCTGGAGGGGGCCAAGCTCCCCACCATGCGTACCGAAGGATATGAAAAGACATCTATCGAGGATATGCTTGCGCCTGACTTCGGCGTAAACATCTCGCGGGTGCATATCCCGGTCAACGTTGCCGCAACCTTCAAGTGTGAGGTGCCGCGAATGTCTACAGTCATGGGATTCGTGCTCAACGATTCATTCATACCGGCTGAAGGCAATGCCCAGCGTCTGCCGCAGGGAGTCATATTCGGTTCTCTTGCGAAAGTGGCGGCAGATTGTCCGGAACTTGTTGAACGATATTATGGCAAGACCGCTCCCTCCGGCAATGTCGGAGTAGCGCTGAACACTCTTCTCGTACAGGACGGTGTGATTGTGTATGTGCCGCGCGGAGTGCGCCTTGAGAAGCCGCTGCAGCTTGTCAATATATTCAGTTCGAGTGTGCCTCTTGCCGCTTTCCGCCGCGTGCTTGTGATTGTCGACGATGACGCTTCCGCTCAGATTCTCGTTTGTGACCACACACAGGATTGCGACCGGGCATACCTCGCGCAGCAGGTTGTAGAAATAATTGTTGGCCGCAACGCCTCGCTTGAGCTGTACGATATGGAGGAGTCATCGGCTATGACATCGCGCTGGAGCATGACATATGCTACCCAGCGGGAGGGCTCGCATCTGGTGTTGAACGGCACTACTTTGAGCAACGGCACCACACGCAATGACTATACTATCGACATACTCGGCGAACATTGCGATACATTCCTCGGAGGTATGGCCATAGGGTCGGCCAAGCAGCATATCGACAACGATTCGACAGTTAATCACCGTGCTCCTCGCTGCCATAGCCGTCAGATGTTCAAATATATACTTGACGATGACGCGCGTGGCGCTTTTGAAGGAGGAATAACCGTACACCCCGGTGCAATACTGACTGAAGCCTATCAGAGCAACCGCAACCTGCTGGCATCAGACGGAGCGCGAATGCATACCAAACCACAACTGCTGATATATTGCGACGATGTGAAGTGTAGCCACGGCGCCACTACCGGACAGCTTGACCAGGACGCGCTGTTCTACATGCGTCAGCGCGGTATCTCGGAGAAGACTGCACGCACCATGCTCATGCAGGCATTCATGGCCGATGTAATTGACACCGTAGGCCTCGAAGGCTTACGCGACCGTCTGCGCCATCTGGTCGAGATGCGCCTTCACGGACGCACATCCTTCTGCGGCGACTGCCATATACAGCAATAA
- a CDS encoding aminotransferase class V-fold PLP-dependent enzyme — protein sequence MDTASFRNDFPALDRTVYGKPLIYLDNTATSQTPSCVVEAIEHAYYHTKANVHRGVHALSQEMTLLQEKARERVRGFINASHTSEIIFTRGTTEAINLVASSYGRLIPDDAEIIVSVMEHHADIVPWQLIGRGVTLRVIPMDDSGVLDLDAYRKLFNEKTALVAVTHVSNVLGTVNPVEELVREAHGHGVPVLIDGAQAVSHRPVDVQAIGCDFYVFSSHKMYGPTGVGVLYGRRNLLEKMPPYQGGGEMIGHVSFEHTTFAELPFKFEAGTPDFIDIAAFHRAIDYVSSVGYGNIEVHERELLEYATGRMTEEIPGVRIFGNAPGKDAIISFLVGDSHPYDVGMLLDKQGIAVRTGHHCAQPLMHRLGVEGVVRASFAMYNTRDEVDAFITALRRTAAMLL from the coding sequence ATGGACACTGCTTCATTTCGCAATGACTTCCCGGCTCTTGACCGCACCGTATACGGCAAGCCGCTGATATATCTCGACAATACCGCTACCTCGCAGACACCTTCATGTGTGGTGGAGGCTATCGAGCACGCCTATTACCATACCAAGGCCAACGTGCACCGCGGAGTCCATGCCCTTTCTCAGGAGATGACTCTGCTTCAGGAGAAAGCGCGCGAGCGCGTACGCGGATTTATCAATGCCTCCCATACCTCTGAAATTATATTTACAAGAGGCACTACAGAGGCCATAAATCTCGTGGCGTCTTCCTACGGGCGGCTTATCCCTGACGATGCCGAGATAATAGTAAGCGTGATGGAGCATCATGCAGATATTGTGCCGTGGCAGCTGATTGGACGCGGGGTGACACTCCGCGTAATCCCTATGGATGACAGCGGAGTGCTTGACCTTGACGCTTATCGCAAGCTGTTTAACGAAAAGACCGCGCTTGTGGCAGTGACTCATGTGAGCAATGTGCTTGGGACGGTTAATCCGGTAGAGGAGCTTGTAAGGGAAGCCCACGGTCACGGAGTACCGGTGCTTATTGACGGTGCGCAGGCCGTAAGTCATCGCCCTGTCGACGTTCAGGCCATCGGATGTGACTTTTATGTATTCTCCTCCCATAAGATGTATGGGCCTACCGGTGTGGGTGTACTTTACGGGCGCCGTAATCTTCTTGAGAAGATGCCGCCCTATCAGGGTGGTGGTGAGATGATTGGCCATGTCAGTTTTGAGCATACCACTTTTGCAGAACTTCCATTCAAATTTGAAGCCGGCACCCCCGACTTTATCGATATAGCCGCATTCCATCGCGCTATCGATTATGTTTCCTCTGTCGGATACGGCAATATAGAGGTTCATGAGCGCGAACTTCTGGAGTACGCTACCGGACGTATGACAGAAGAGATACCCGGAGTGCGTATATTCGGTAATGCTCCGGGCAAGGATGCCATAATATCGTTTCTCGTAGGCGATTCCCATCCGTATGACGTAGGCATGCTGCTCGACAAGCAGGGCATAGCTGTGCGTACAGGCCATCACTGTGCCCAGCCTCTTATGCATCGCCTCGGCGTCGAGGGCGTTGTACGGGCTTCTTTCGCCATGTATAATACGCGTGATGAGGTAGATGCCTTTATCACAGCCCTCCGCCGTACTGCCGCCATGCTTCTGTAG
- a CDS encoding 3-phosphoshikimate 1-carboxyvinyltransferase, translating into MDYRIFPPEELPEAIIDLPLSKSISNRVLIINALAGGDGVVTRVAKCDDTDVMLAALGSSDDTVSIGAAGTAMRFLTAYFAATPGRMVTLDGSERMRRRPIAPLVDALRMCGAHIEYTGEEGYPPLKIEGTTLAGGEIELDGGVSSQFVSALLMVAPTMSGGLKLHIKGDVVSQPYISMTLGIMAEWGVEAQCEGNVITVPHASYTPVAYAVEADWSAASYWYELQSFSFGTIGLRGLKKTGSMQGDSALQDIYRSFGIVTEESDEFAGVLDLMADPDLTPRFEADFSAVPDIAQTVAVSCCLLGIPFHITGLKTLKIKETDRLEALRRELMKISFVVDIDDSSIAWEGARCPVDDNSPVAIDTYDDHRMAMSFAPVAWYVLGLIIRNAEVVTKSYPDFWNHMRSAGFVIEEISKVEGEE; encoded by the coding sequence ATGGACTACAGAATATTTCCACCGGAAGAGTTGCCTGAGGCGATTATTGATTTGCCTTTGTCAAAGAGCATAAGCAACCGGGTGTTGATAATCAACGCTCTTGCCGGTGGTGACGGTGTGGTTACGAGGGTTGCCAAGTGCGACGATACCGATGTCATGCTTGCTGCTCTTGGTTCATCGGATGATACAGTGTCAATCGGTGCGGCGGGGACAGCCATGCGTTTTCTGACAGCATATTTCGCAGCCACACCCGGACGTATGGTGACACTTGACGGTTCCGAGCGTATGCGTCGGCGCCCGATAGCACCGCTTGTCGATGCATTGCGCATGTGTGGTGCGCATATCGAATATACCGGAGAAGAGGGCTATCCTCCTCTCAAGATTGAGGGCACCACTCTTGCCGGTGGCGAAATCGAACTTGACGGAGGTGTCAGCTCCCAGTTTGTGTCGGCCCTGCTGATGGTAGCCCCGACAATGTCCGGTGGCTTGAAACTGCATATAAAGGGCGATGTAGTGTCGCAGCCATATATTTCCATGACACTCGGTATAATGGCAGAGTGGGGAGTAGAAGCACAGTGCGAGGGCAATGTGATAACGGTTCCACACGCGTCATACACCCCTGTGGCTTATGCAGTCGAGGCCGACTGGAGCGCGGCGTCATACTGGTATGAACTTCAATCGTTCAGTTTCGGCACTATCGGACTGCGAGGACTTAAAAAGACCGGCAGTATGCAAGGCGATTCCGCACTTCAGGATATTTATCGCAGTTTCGGTATTGTCACAGAGGAGAGCGACGAGTTTGCGGGAGTGCTCGACCTGATGGCCGACCCCGACCTGACGCCACGCTTCGAAGCCGATTTCAGTGCCGTACCCGATATCGCCCAGACAGTGGCTGTAAGTTGTTGTCTTCTCGGTATACCATTCCATATCACCGGCCTTAAAACTCTTAAAATTAAGGAGACTGACCGTCTTGAGGCCTTGCGTCGCGAACTGATGAAGATATCGTTTGTAGTTGATATCGATGACAGCTCGATAGCATGGGAGGGCGCACGCTGTCCGGTCGACGACAATAGCCCCGTGGCGATTGACACTTATGACGATCATCGTATGGCCATGTCTTTTGCCCCTGTTGCATGGTATGTGCTGGGCTTGATAATACGCAATGCCGAGGTTGTGACAAAAAGCTATCCTGATTTCTGGAATCACATGCGCTCAGCCGGTTTTGTCATCGAAGAAATTTCAAAAGTTGAGGGCGAAGAGTGA
- a CDS encoding metal ABC transporter permease encodes MSFLDYTFFQYALVGLVIISIAGSMIGTYITTRRMVSITGGITHACFGGLGLGYFLGISPVITAAVFAVASALGIESLSTRYRVREDSAIAVVWSLGMAVGILFVFLTPGYVPELNSFLFGNVLTISSIDLMAFAIYTTVTALFLACFRKVVVACAFDSDFARVAGLPVRWVNSIMTAVVAVGIVLTIRLIGIMLLISILTVPVIVAEIWCRRFISIMAMAAAVGVVSSAGGLFLATVVDVPCSAMIVLLQIGVYLLSRVSFSLMMRRKMQ; translated from the coding sequence ATGAGTTTTCTTGACTATACATTCTTTCAGTATGCACTTGTCGGGCTGGTGATTATAAGTATCGCCGGCTCTATGATTGGTACGTATATAACCACCAGGCGCATGGTGTCGATAACCGGTGGCATTACCCATGCATGTTTCGGTGGGCTTGGTCTGGGATATTTTCTTGGCATTAGCCCGGTCATTACCGCCGCTGTGTTTGCTGTGGCGTCAGCCCTTGGAATCGAGAGTCTGTCTACGCGCTACCGCGTGCGCGAGGATTCGGCTATTGCTGTTGTATGGTCGTTGGGCATGGCCGTAGGTATCTTGTTCGTTTTTCTTACTCCTGGATATGTGCCTGAACTGAATTCGTTTCTTTTCGGCAATGTCCTTACGATAAGCAGCATCGATTTGATGGCGTTTGCGATATATACCACGGTTACTGCATTATTTCTGGCATGCTTTCGTAAGGTAGTGGTCGCATGTGCGTTTGACAGCGATTTCGCCAGGGTAGCCGGATTGCCTGTACGGTGGGTCAATTCCATTATGACAGCCGTGGTCGCTGTCGGCATTGTGTTGACCATACGTCTTATCGGCATAATGCTGCTGATTTCAATCCTGACAGTGCCTGTAATCGTAGCCGAGATATGGTGTCGCCGCTTTATCTCTATTATGGCTATGGCCGCCGCTGTCGGGGTGGTTAGTTCGGCAGGAGGATTGTTTCTGGCTACGGTGGTAGATGTGCCCTGCTCAGCAATGATTGTGTTGTTGCAGATTGGCGTTTATCTGCTGTCGCGTGTGTCATTCAGTCTGATGATGCGGCGTAAGATGCAATAA